In Streptomyces sp. NBC_01231, the sequence GTACTGCTGGCGGATCACGACCGCGAGGGCGAGGTTGGCGAGCGAGGCGTGACCGAGTGTCGGTGTGGTGAGCGGCCAACCGGCGTACAGGAACGCCAGGTTGGCGAGGATCACCAGTCCCGCCAGCCGGTTGTGGTGCATCAGGCGGGGGTGCTTGAGCAGACGGCGGTGGGCGGGCAGGAGCGGCGGCAGGTCGACGGTCTCCCGGCGGAGTGACGTGGTCACCGGGCCACCGCCGTACGCCGCTCGACCAGCCGCAGCAGGGCCGGTTTGTCGATCTTGCCGCGGTCGGTCTCGGGGAGGAACGCGAGCGGCAGGACCTTCGACGGGACGCAGTAGTACGGGAGGGCGTCGGCCACCGCGCGGCGGGCCGCGTCCGGGTCGACGTCCGCCGGGCTGACGAAGGAGACCAGGGTGCGTGCGTCCTGTTTCAGGGTCACCGCGCGCACACAGCCCTCGACCGACTCCAGCACCGAGGAGACGGAGTCGAGTTCGACGCGGAAGCCACGGACCTTGACCTGGTCGTCGGTGCGGCCGAGGTGTTCGAGGTCGCCGTCGGGGGTCCAGCGACCGAGGTCGCGGGTGCGGAACATCCGGTGGTCGCCGCCGAGGAAGGGGTCGGGGGCGTAGCGCTCGCCGTTCAGTCGGTCGTCGCCCAGGTAGCCGGCCGAGACGCAGTCGCCGCCCGCCCACATCTCGCCGACCTCGCCGACGGGCAGGGGGCGGCGGTCGGCGTCGAGGACGTACACCGTGTTGTTGGGGGTCGGGCGGCCGATGGTCAGCAGCGGGGCCGCCGGATCGTGCCGGCCCATGGTGTTGACGATCGTCGTCTCGGTCGGGCCGCAGCAGTTGAAGAAGGCCGCCCGCCGGGCCCAGCGGTCGGCCAGCGGGCGCGGGCAGGGCTCCCCGGCGACCGCGACCGTGCGCACCCGCGGGCAGCTCGCGGGGTCGACGCCGGACAACACCGTCGGGGTGGCGACCAGCACGGTGGCGGTCCGGGCGGTCGCCGCGATGTCCTTGCCGCGGATCACGAGGGTGCCGCCGTGTGCGAGGCAGCCGAGGATCTCCCAGGCGGCCATGTCGAAGGCGATGTTCAGCAGTTGCGCCACGCGGTCGCCGGTGCGGATGCCGAGGCCGCCGGGCTCGGTGAGCAGGATGTTGGCGACGTTGCGGTGGGTGACCTTCACGCCGTTGGGGCGGCCGGTGGTGCCCGAGGTGAACAGCACGTAGCAGCCGTCGTCGGGGCGGACGGCGGGGCGGGGGGCACGGGGCTCGGTGGGGCGCCGGGGGGCGGGGACGTACGGCATCGGCTCGTCGAGCGCGATCAGGCGGTGGCCGGGCGGCCGCGGTACGCGGTGGGCGTGTTCGATGAGGGTGAGGACCACTGAGGTACGGGCGGCGCGGACGACGTGGGCGAGCTGGGCCGGGGGTGCCAGGGCGACGTCCTGGGGAACGTAGGCGGCGCCCGCCTTCAGGATCCCGAGCAGGCCGACGAGCATCGGGATCGAGCGGCGCACGAAGAGTCCGACGTGGTCGCCGGGGCGGACGCCCTCGCGGGTGAGACGGGCGGCGAGAGCGTCCGCGTACCGGTCCAGCTCGCCGTACGTGATCGTCGCGCCGAGGTGTTCGGCGGCCACGG encodes:
- a CDS encoding amino acid adenylation domain-containing protein → MPLRHLTPRDQHLFRLYGHGPAVPVPDPLIHHAVERQALATPHAVAAEHLGATITYGELDRYADALAARLTREGVRPGDHVGLFVRRSIPMLVGLLGILKAGAAYVPQDVALAPPAQLAHVVRAARTSVVLTLIEHAHRVPRPPGHRLIALDEPMPYVPAPRRPTEPRAPRPAVRPDDGCYVLFTSGTTGRPNGVKVTHRNVANILLTEPGGLGIRTGDRVAQLLNIAFDMAAWEILGCLAHGGTLVIRGKDIAATARTATVLVATPTVLSGVDPASCPRVRTVAVAGEPCPRPLADRWARRAAFFNCCGPTETTIVNTMGRHDPAAPLLTIGRPTPNNTVYVLDADRRPLPVGEVGEMWAGGDCVSAGYLGDDRLNGERYAPDPFLGGDHRMFRTRDLGRWTPDGDLEHLGRTDDQVKVRGFRVELDSVSSVLESVEGCVRAVTLKQDARTLVSFVSPADVDPDAARRAVADALPYYCVPSKVLPLAFLPETDRGKIDKPALLRLVERRTAVAR